A stretch of the Myxococcus guangdongensis genome encodes the following:
- a CDS encoding alpha-amylase family glycosyl hydrolase, with the protein MSTREAKSNEVRQPRKDFSETACRARGNEVTRRTARSRSAPELFGPAEQLQVPGALTAFVPLEPQPEPSWRPGMGVIPYDGGATFRVWAPHAQRVQVVGDFSHWHAVELAREPSGNFSRDIPGAYNGQQYQYIVQGRYGDWRWRNDPRAADVTHSTGNSVILDHRDFVWRYDGHFQMPARHETVIYELHIGTFHDSPGWGPGHWLSAIEKLDYLRDLGVNLVELMPSAEFAGDFSWGYNPTFPFAPESTYGAPNDLKRFVDEAHRRGIGVIMDVVYNHLGPSDLPHWDFDGETFGRGGVYFYADWRANTPWGDTRPDYGRHEVRDYLRDNALMWLREYHMDGLRLDATKEIRTTSGVDNPAGWELLRSITEAVKREFPWKLLIAEDMAADPAVTHSQGAGFDAQWDAAFVHPVRAALTAPFDEWRELSAVRDALYFRYNGQSMQRVIFTESHDEVANGRSRLPTEVSPYNPGDVLAKKKALLGAALTLTAPGIPMLFMGQEFLEDGHFDDGDPLDWNKSDWFGGILQAHRDLIRLRRNWHDTSAGLRGEGVNVFHLNHDDKVLAFHRWQHGGAGDDVVVIVNLGHRTFSGYELGLPSDGLWRVRFNSDWQGYSPDFGGTHVHDFWSTWGERDGMPARGAVSLGAYSAVILSRDRW; encoded by the coding sequence ATGTCGACGCGAGAGGCGAAATCGAACGAGGTGCGCCAGCCGCGCAAGGACTTCAGCGAGACGGCGTGCAGAGCCCGAGGCAACGAGGTGACTCGGCGCACCGCGCGCTCGCGCTCGGCGCCGGAGTTGTTCGGGCCGGCGGAGCAGCTCCAGGTTCCGGGCGCGCTCACGGCCTTCGTTCCGTTGGAGCCACAGCCGGAGCCCTCATGGCGCCCAGGCATGGGCGTGATTCCGTACGACGGTGGCGCGACGTTCCGCGTGTGGGCGCCGCATGCGCAGCGCGTGCAGGTGGTGGGGGACTTCAGCCACTGGCACGCGGTGGAGCTGGCGCGCGAGCCCTCGGGCAACTTCTCCCGGGACATCCCGGGGGCGTACAACGGACAGCAGTATCAGTACATCGTGCAGGGCCGGTACGGTGACTGGCGCTGGCGCAACGACCCGAGGGCCGCGGACGTCACGCACTCCACGGGCAACAGCGTCATCCTGGACCATCGAGACTTCGTGTGGCGGTACGACGGGCACTTCCAGATGCCGGCGCGTCACGAGACGGTCATCTACGAGCTGCACATCGGCACGTTCCACGACTCGCCGGGTTGGGGGCCGGGGCACTGGTTGAGCGCCATCGAGAAGCTCGACTACCTGCGGGACCTGGGAGTGAACCTGGTGGAGCTGATGCCCTCGGCGGAGTTCGCGGGGGACTTCTCGTGGGGCTACAACCCGACGTTCCCGTTCGCGCCGGAGAGCACGTATGGCGCGCCGAACGACTTGAAGCGCTTCGTGGACGAGGCGCACCGGCGTGGCATCGGCGTCATCATGGACGTGGTCTACAACCACCTGGGGCCCAGTGACTTGCCGCACTGGGATTTCGATGGGGAGACGTTCGGCCGAGGGGGCGTGTACTTCTACGCGGACTGGCGAGCGAACACGCCGTGGGGAGACACGCGCCCGGACTACGGGCGGCACGAGGTGCGCGACTATCTGCGCGACAACGCGTTGATGTGGCTGCGCGAGTACCACATGGATGGGCTGCGATTGGATGCGACGAAGGAGATTCGCACCACGAGCGGCGTGGACAATCCGGCGGGCTGGGAGTTGTTGCGCTCGATCACCGAGGCGGTGAAGCGCGAGTTCCCGTGGAAGCTGCTCATCGCGGAGGACATGGCGGCGGACCCGGCGGTGACACATTCGCAGGGGGCGGGGTTCGACGCGCAGTGGGACGCGGCCTTCGTGCACCCGGTGCGTGCGGCGCTGACAGCGCCGTTCGACGAGTGGCGGGAGTTGAGCGCTGTCCGGGACGCGCTGTACTTCCGCTACAACGGTCAGTCGATGCAGCGGGTCATCTTCACGGAGAGCCACGACGAGGTGGCGAACGGCCGCAGTCGGTTGCCGACGGAGGTGTCGCCGTACAACCCCGGGGACGTGCTGGCGAAGAAGAAGGCGTTGCTGGGCGCGGCGCTGACGCTGACGGCGCCAGGGATTCCGATGTTGTTCATGGGGCAGGAGTTCCTGGAGGACGGACACTTCGATGACGGGGACCCGTTGGACTGGAACAAGTCGGACTGGTTCGGAGGAATCCTCCAGGCACATCGAGACCTCATCCGCCTGCGGCGCAACTGGCACGACACGAGCGCGGGGTTGCGCGGTGAGGGCGTGAACGTCTTCCACCTGAACCACGACGACAAGGTGCTCGCGTTCCACCGGTGGCAGCACGGTGGAGCGGGTGACGACGTGGTGGTCATCGTGAACCTGGGGCACCGGACGTTCAGCGGGTACGAGCTGGGCCTGCCCTCGGATGGACTGTGGCGGGTGCGGTTCAACAGCGACTGGCAGGGCTACTCACCGGACTTCGGCGGCACGCACGTGCACGACTTCTGGAGCACGTGGGGGGAGCGGGACGGAATGCCCGCGCGCGGAGCCGTGTCCCTGGGCGCGTACAGCGCGGTGATTCTCTCCAGGGACCGCTGGTAA